A section of the Platichthys flesus chromosome 22, fPlaFle2.1, whole genome shotgun sequence genome encodes:
- the LOC133933553 gene encoding histone H2B-like, whose translation MPEVAKPAPKKGSKKAVAKAPGRGGKKRRKSRKESYAIYVYKVLKQVHPDTGISSKAMGIMNSFVSDIFERIAGEASRLAHYNKRSTITSREIQTAVRLLLPGELAKHAVSEGTKAVTKYTSSK comes from the coding sequence ATGCCTGAAGTAGCGAAGCCCGCGCCCAAGAAGGGCTCCAAGAAAGCGGTGGCGAAGGCCCCCGGTAGgggcggaaagaagaggagaaagtccaggaaggagagctacgccatctacgtgtacaaggtgctgaagcaggtccaccccgacactgggatctcctccaaggccatgggcatcatgaactccttcgtgagcgacatcttcgagcgcatcgccggtgaggcctctcgtctggctcattacaacaagcgctccaccatcacctccagggagattcagaccgccgtccgcctgctgctgcccggggagCTGGCTAAACACGCCGTGTCTGAGGGCACCAAGGCCGTGACCAAGTACACCAGCT